One Nostoc punctiforme PCC 73102 DNA window includes the following coding sequences:
- a CDS encoding nitroreductase, whose product MFDLDQTIKDRHSTRKFLSQPVPRALLDEALALAQLAPSNSNIQPWRLVFAQGDRRDRLQEALLNQAKQQPNVSPLPSAFQYYRQELGAQVYGAMGITRDDKANRQLAVLRNYEFFGAPMVAIVCMHQDLGVADALSVGMYLQTLVLSLTARGIGTCVEVSLATYPEIIRNELNISPELLIICGLAVGYPDPDFPANHLHISRESVEKNVSFQGD is encoded by the coding sequence ATGTTTGATCTTGACCAAACTATTAAAGACCGACACTCAACACGCAAATTCTTATCTCAACCAGTACCACGGGCTTTGCTCGATGAAGCCCTGGCTCTAGCGCAGCTAGCACCGTCGAATTCAAACATTCAGCCGTGGCGGTTGGTGTTTGCCCAAGGCGATCGCCGCGATCGCTTGCAAGAGGCTTTGCTAAACCAAGCCAAGCAGCAGCCCAACGTCTCTCCTCTGCCTTCCGCCTTCCAGTATTACCGCCAGGAACTGGGAGCGCAAGTCTACGGGGCGATGGGGATTACTCGTGACGATAAAGCGAACAGACAGTTGGCGGTTCTGCGTAATTACGAATTTTTTGGCGCACCAATGGTTGCTATTGTCTGTATGCACCAAGATTTGGGCGTTGCTGATGCTTTAAGTGTGGGGATGTATTTACAAACGCTGGTGTTAAGTCTAACCGCTCGTGGCATTGGCACCTGCGTAGAAGTTTCGCTAGCGACTTATCCCGAAATCATCCGCAACGAATTGAACATCTCACCGGAATTATTAATCATTTGTGGTTTAGCCGTTGGCTATCCCGATCCTGATTTTCCCGCTAATCATCTGCATATAAGCCGTGAGTCCGTTGAGAAAAACGTCTCGTTTCAGGGCGATTGA
- a CDS encoding CHASE2 domain-containing protein, which produces MREAIVKLQGLESSFPCASWLPVMCQNPTVMSLVLANKVDSQPTSWHARRNIIGTIFKVSIVTTALIMGMRSVGMLQSWELMAFDAMMRSRPDEGQDPRILVVTVTEADVRSQPPKERGGASLSDRALAQVVEKLEQFQPRVIGLDIYRENHVGAEYKKLSRLMQKSDRFFAICEVSEENKSSGVSPPPEVPKQNLGFSDVIPDPDGIIRRQILAMAPALPCNVDKSFSFQLANRYLLALGIQSKLTTEKNWQFGNVVFKNLESNSGGYHRIDNLGHQVLLNYRSSHQAATQVTLADVLNNKLTSDLVKNRIVLIGTSAESFHDYWSTPYSASQWSYNQMPGVMLQAQMVSQILSAVLDNRPLLWMLPKWGEFIWVWGWSLIGGIIIWQFRSWLRLGLVGVATVCVLYGVSFAALIQGAWIPLVPSVLVLIVSGVSIIIYTSSSSDQRNQ; this is translated from the coding sequence ATGCGGGAAGCTATAGTAAAGTTGCAGGGTCTAGAAAGCAGCTTTCCCTGTGCTAGTTGGCTACCAGTGATGTGTCAAAATCCAACGGTGATGTCGTTGGTGTTGGCGAACAAAGTAGACTCTCAACCTACTAGCTGGCACGCTCGACGTAATATTATTGGGACAATTTTCAAAGTTAGTATAGTTACGACTGCCTTGATAATGGGGATGCGCTCCGTTGGCATGTTACAGTCATGGGAGCTTATGGCTTTTGATGCAATGATGCGATCGCGACCTGATGAAGGACAAGATCCACGCATTTTAGTCGTTACCGTCACTGAAGCTGATGTGCGATCGCAACCACCCAAGGAAAGAGGTGGAGCTTCCCTATCAGACCGCGCCCTAGCTCAAGTTGTAGAAAAATTAGAGCAGTTTCAACCGCGAGTCATTGGCTTAGATATCTACAGGGAGAATCACGTAGGAGCAGAGTATAAGAAGTTATCTAGACTAATGCAAAAGAGCGATCGCTTTTTTGCAATCTGCGAAGTTAGTGAGGAAAACAAAAGCAGTGGTGTTTCGCCACCTCCTGAAGTTCCCAAACAAAACTTAGGTTTTAGTGACGTTATACCCGATCCCGATGGCATTATCCGCCGTCAAATATTGGCTATGGCTCCTGCATTACCCTGCAATGTTGATAAATCTTTTAGCTTTCAATTAGCAAATCGTTACTTGCTTGCTCTTGGTATTCAGTCCAAACTAACCACAGAAAAAAACTGGCAGTTTGGCAATGTTGTCTTTAAAAACTTAGAGTCAAATAGCGGCGGTTATCACAGAATCGATAATCTAGGTCATCAAGTGCTACTTAATTATCGCTCTTCTCATCAAGCTGCTACACAAGTAACTCTAGCAGATGTTTTGAACAATAAACTCACTTCTGATTTAGTGAAAAATCGGATCGTTCTCATTGGTACAAGTGCTGAAAGTTTTCATGATTATTGGTCTACACCATATAGCGCCAGTCAGTGGTCGTATAATCAAATGCCAGGGGTAATGCTTCAAGCACAGATGGTGAGTCAGATTCTCAGTGCCGTTTTAGATAATCGTCCACTATTATGGATGCTACCAAAGTGGGGTGAATTCATTTGGGTATGGGGTTGGTCGTTAATTGGAGGCATAATTATTTGGCAATTTCGGTCATGGTTAAGATTGGGATTGGTAGGAGTAGCAACTGTTTGCGTTTTATATGGTGTATCCTTTGCTGCATTGATACAAGGAGCCTGGATACCGCTAGTGCCATCAGTTTTAGTTTTGATAGTTAGTGGTGTCAGCATAATTATTTATACGTCCTCTTCAAGTGACCAACGTAATCAATAG
- a CDS encoding NAD-dependent epimerase/dehydratase family protein encodes MLAAAQAAGVRRYLRQSIAFWAIPGAGLADEETPLAFDASPAVAADAHIVTEIERHLLGNANLEGIALRYGFLYGPGTWFAPDGDVAQQVRQQQFPIVGNGEGVWSWIHIEDAAIATVAAERGNPGIYLITDDRPLAVRQWLSAYAQWLNAPPPPQVSVEDALRISGADAVYYGTKMRGASNAKAKRELNFQPRPLEWIVDTAVAHAS; translated from the coding sequence GTGCTGGCAGCAGCGCAAGCGGCTGGCGTGCGCCGTTATCTGAGGCAGTCGATCGCATTTTGGGCGATTCCCGGCGCAGGCTTGGCAGACGAAGAAACGCCATTAGCTTTTGATGCCTCGCCTGCGGTAGCAGCAGATGCTCACATAGTCACTGAGATCGAGCGTCACTTACTAGGGAACGCCAACCTAGAAGGAATTGCTCTGCGTTATGGCTTCCTTTACGGGCCCGGTACCTGGTTTGCCCCCGATGGCGATGTTGCCCAACAGGTGCGACAGCAACAGTTCCCAATCGTTGGGAATGGGGAAGGTGTATGGTCGTGGATTCATATTGAAGATGCAGCGATCGCCACAGTTGCAGCAGAACGAGGCAATCCTGGCATTTACCTGATTACGGACGATCGACCCTTAGCAGTGCGCCAGTGGCTTTCTGCTTATGCCCAATGGCTCAATGCTCCACCACCTCCGCAAGTATCGGTTGAGGATGCTCTGCGAATTAGTGGTGCGGATGCTGTCTATTATGGTACTAAGATGCGAGGTGCATCGAATGCTAAGGCAAAACGCGAATTAAATTTTCAGCCCCGACCCTTGGAATGGATAGTGGACACCGCCGTGGCTCATGCCAGTTAA
- a CDS encoding helix-turn-helix domain-containing protein, giving the protein MGSRLRVFLTPEQDKTLLNLRTADVPQKVKDRAEVIRLSAHGLYVEKIAAHFNWTAQTVREVLHRWEHLGLEGLWEKPGRGGKSRWTEADLVFLEECLEKEPRTYNSVQLAQKLEKERSIKLSPDRF; this is encoded by the coding sequence ATGGGCAGTCGTTTAAGGGTATTTCTGACTCCTGAGCAAGATAAAACTCTGTTAAACCTGAGAACAGCAGACGTACCCCAAAAGGTCAAAGACCGAGCAGAAGTAATTAGATTGAGCGCACATGGTTTGTATGTGGAGAAGATAGCGGCTCACTTTAACTGGACTGCCCAAACAGTAAGAGAAGTTTTGCATAGATGGGAGCATCTTGGTTTAGAAGGGCTTTGGGAGAAACCAGGGCGGGGAGGAAAATCAAGGTGGACGGAAGCTGATCTGGTGTTCTTAGAAGAATGTTTAGAAAAAGAACCACGCACATACAATAGTGTTCAATTAGCTCAAAAATTAGAAAAAGAACGCTCTATCAAATTAAGTCCTGACAGGTTTTGA
- a CDS encoding SDR family oxidoreductase, which yields MKIFVAGATGAIGRPLISQLLAQGHEVVALTRSLEKAQTLAEQGVELAIRQSLRFAIADVFDADAVKAAITSVQPEVVIEQLTSLPKTYTRESMSAASALNTRIVEKEVPMCWQQRKRLACAVI from the coding sequence ATGAAGATTTTTGTTGCAGGCGCAACGGGAGCGATCGGTCGTCCCTTAATCTCGCAACTGCTAGCGCAAGGACATGAAGTAGTTGCGTTGACACGTTCTCTAGAAAAAGCACAAACTTTAGCTGAACAAGGCGTGGAATTAGCGATTAGGCAGAGCCTACGCTTCGCGATCGCAGATGTGTTCGATGCAGATGCTGTTAAAGCTGCCATCACCAGCGTTCAGCCGGAAGTGGTGATTGAACAACTCACTTCCCTGCCGAAAACCTATACTAGGGAGTCGATGAGTGCAGCATCAGCCCTGAATACTCGCATCGTCGAGAAGGAGGTGCCAATGTGCTGGCAGCAGCGCAAGCGGCTGGCGTGCGCCGTTATCTGA
- a CDS encoding hexameric tyrosine-coordinated heme protein, whose protein sequence is MDNVIAPTNSPVVRPPEVTLVPNNSLLTETPEAGRQLAVKMARLIIKLTQPDEEKRNQLRDVYGNDAMMLIAVGQTVATEFATIAAANNYWQK, encoded by the coding sequence ATGGATAATGTAATAGCCCCGACCAATTCACCTGTTGTAAGACCACCCGAAGTTACATTGGTTCCCAATAACTCACTATTGACTGAAACACCAGAAGCAGGACGACAACTGGCAGTCAAAATGGCACGGCTAATTATTAAACTGACTCAGCCTGATGAAGAAAAACGCAACCAACTGCGAGACGTATATGGCAATGATGCCATGATGCTGATTGCAGTTGGACAGACAGTTGCAACAGAGTTTGCCACGATCGCAGCTGCTAATAACTACTGGCAGAAGTAA
- a CDS encoding universal stress protein has protein sequence MFSKILAAIDRSANGNAVFDEALTLAKATKASLMLLHILSSEEKDSPQTPTLLTLEYHPLNGELLENYWKQWQTYEEEGFKLLRSYTELATNAGVSTEFTQNSGNPSRNICELARTWGADLIAIGVEDILV, from the coding sequence ATGTTTAGCAAGATTCTAGCTGCAATTGACCGTTCCGCAAATGGTAATGCTGTTTTTGATGAAGCGCTTACTCTAGCAAAGGCAACTAAAGCAAGCCTGATGCTGTTGCATATCCTATCTAGTGAAGAAAAGGATAGCCCCCAAACACCTACACTGCTTACTCTCGAATACCACCCATTGAATGGAGAACTTCTAGAGAATTATTGGAAGCAGTGGCAAACTTACGAAGAAGAGGGTTTCAAATTATTGCGATCGTACACAGAGTTAGCAACCAATGCCGGGGTGAGTACTGAATTCACCCAAAATTCTGGCAATCCCAGCCGGAATATCTGTGAACTTGCTCGAACTTGGGGCGCTGACTTAATCGCGATCGGTGTCGAGGACATTCTGGTTTGA
- a CDS encoding ISKra4-like element ISNpu14 family transposase (programmed frameshift), producing the protein MNQEKQERIKACLQELSTLLYEEADKSKLTDLESIEKTVRSQILELVSPEIAPFFIEQKTGTKVGKTRKIKSLVGELKLKAKQIHRLGLKPRSRLSPLLQKCCLRLSANESYQKAEIEIEALTGVKVGHTTQQKLVLEQDFQLPFAKQAVSELSVDGGKVRLTGKPKVGCHWRDYKTVRLQGIYYGAFFDDNQSLIDYVNSQCLVNPLVCLGDGHDGVWNLVKEFGTEQFERWEISDWYHLKENLYKIGGSLKRLKAAESLLWQGQIEQIQALFNNCRGKQIKKFIAYLEKHRSRIINYSYYQAEQLCSIGSGSVESAIKQIGARIKISGAQWNVESVNQILSLRCAYLNGLLAI; encoded by the exons ATGAACCAGGAAAAACAAGAACGCATCAAAGCCTGTTTACAAGAATTGTCAACACTGCTGTATGAAGAAGCAGATAAAAGTAAGCTGACAGACCTCGAAAGTATAGAAAAAACAGTTCGGAGTCAAATATTAGAACTAGTCAGCCCAGAAATAGCCC CTTTTTTTATCGAACAAAAAACTGGAACAAAAGTAGGTAAAACCAGGAAGATTAAAAGCTTAGTGGGGGAACTGAAATTAAAAGCGAAACAGATACACAGACTGGGTTTAAAGCCAAGAAGTCGTTTAAGTCCATTACTTCAAAAGTGCTGTTTGAGGCTATCAGCAAATGAATCATACCAAAAAGCAGAAATCGAGATTGAGGCATTAACAGGGGTGAAAGTTGGTCACACGACACAACAAAAACTAGTTCTCGAACAGGACTTTCAGCTACCATTTGCAAAACAAGCTGTGTCAGAACTGAGTGTGGATGGTGGAAAAGTCCGGCTTACAGGTAAACCCAAAGTAGGCTGTCACTGGCGAGACTATAAAACCGTTCGTTTGCAAGGGATTTACTATGGTGCGTTTTTTGATGACAACCAATCATTAATCGATTATGTCAATAGCCAATGTTTGGTGAATCCACTTGTTTGCTTGGGAGATGGTCATGATGGAGTTTGGAATTTAGTTAAAGAGTTTGGAACTGAACAATTTGAACGTTGGGAAATTTCGGATTGGTATCACCTCAAGGAAAATCTTTATAAAATTGGTGGTTCTCTAAAGCGTCTCAAAGCTGCTGAGAGTTTATTGTGGCAAGGTCAGATAGAGCAAATTCAGGCTTTATTTAATAATTGCCGAGGTAAACAAATTAAGAAGTTTATCGCTTATCTCGAAAAACATCGCTCTCGCATTATTAACTACAGCTATTACCAAGCTGAACAACTGTGTTCTATTGGTTCTGGTTCTGTCGAGTCTGCTATTAAACAGATTGGAGCAAGGATTAAAATTTCCGGCGCACAGTGGAATGTTGAAAGTGTCAACCAAATCCTTTCCCTTCGTTGTGCTTATCTCAATGGTTTACTTGCTATTTGA
- a CDS encoding transposase — translation MLELSAAAGEIDLKYMDESGFCAWSEPSYSYYFRGQQKRLEQSKRRGRRLSIIGFFQPKICFVYGLVIGGVSRKSYIQMMEQEAAEAQKINASNSVQLIGTSPDSRSSSGLSASTGGTGKGGDLMINTPILFVKDGAVVFAITKSSGNAGTLTINVPQLIQVIGRSADGKFSSSLSAETSGIGKAGNLTITTQHLLISDRSQVTVSSTGVGASGDLNITANFIQLNNGQITAQTLSGNGGNLNFNIADLLLMRHGSEISTSAGTAQQGGDGGSININSKFIVGIPKENSDITANAFTGIGGNVEINSQGIFGIESRPKPTEKSDMTASSEQGVAGAIKINAPDTSSIQNSFTELPPVIDTNALIANSCISRGTKRQENSFTITGSGALTTNRPGVSVSTYTTGKVRGVETISHPWKKGDPIIEPTGLYRLNNGQLLLSRECSN, via the coding sequence ATGCTGGAATTGTCTGCTGCTGCTGGAGAAATCGATTTAAAGTATATGGATGAATCAGGGTTTTGTGCTTGGAGCGAACCGAGTTACAGTTATTACTTCCGAGGTCAACAAAAACGCTTAGAGCAGAGCAAACGCAGAGGACGAAGGTTAAGTATTATTGGATTTTTCCAACCCAAAATTTGTTTTGTTTATGGTTTGGTGATTGGCGGCGTTTCACGCAAATCTTATATACAGATGATGGAACAAGAAGCCGCAGAAGCCCAAAAAATTAATGCTTCCAATTCGGTGCAACTGATTGGCACCTCACCCGATAGCAGGTCTTCTAGCGGCTTGTCTGCTTCCACTGGAGGAACGGGAAAAGGAGGAGATTTGATGATTAATACGCCTATATTATTTGTTAAAGATGGGGCAGTTGTCTTTGCTATTACTAAAAGTTCTGGGAATGCTGGGACTTTAACAATCAATGTTCCCCAATTAATACAAGTGATAGGACGCTCTGCTGATGGTAAATTCTCCAGTAGTTTGTCTGCTGAAACTTCTGGCATTGGCAAGGCAGGAAACTTAACAATCACTACACAACATTTGCTTATATCTGATCGTTCACAAGTCACAGTGAGCAGCACGGGAGTTGGAGCATCTGGTGATCTCAATATCACGGCTAACTTTATACAGCTTAACAACGGTCAGATTACGGCACAAACTCTCTCTGGTAATGGAGGCAACCTGAACTTTAACATTGCTGACTTATTATTGATGCGTCATGGCAGTGAAATTTCCACTAGTGCAGGCACAGCACAACAGGGTGGAGACGGTGGTAGTATCAATATTAACTCTAAATTTATTGTTGGTATCCCCAAAGAAAACAGCGATATCACAGCCAACGCCTTCACAGGAATCGGTGGAAACGTCGAAATTAATTCGCAAGGTATCTTCGGTATTGAGTCACGCCCAAAACCAACCGAGAAAAGTGATATGACTGCAAGTTCTGAACAAGGTGTTGCAGGTGCGATCAAAATTAACGCACCCGATACTAGTTCTATCCAAAACAGCTTCACCGAATTACCCCCAGTCATCGACACCAACGCACTCATCGCCAATAGTTGCATTTCACGCGGCACAAAGCGACAAGAAAACTCTTTTACCATTACAGGGTCTGGTGCTTTGACCACTAATCGTCCTGGTGTTTCGGTTTCGACTTACACAACTGGTAAGGTGAGAGGTGTAGAAACCATATCCCATCCCTGGAAAAAAGGCGATCCGATTATCGAACCAACTGGTCTATATCGGCTGAATAATGGGCAGTTACTATTGAGTCGGGAATGTTCTAATTAA
- a CDS encoding PAS domain-containing sensor histidine kinase, translating to MNFQQQGIQSGNNFSVNQVLKVDEISRNGQEIENQLAEPDLKQLQDKLLLLIERNPLPLIEWNTAFQVIEWNLAAEQLFGYSKSEVLGCQVSEIIVPEVERVQAIKIMELLIEEKVGGNNLSKNLTKHGRVIICDWCHTPITNVDGKLISIVSTVQDITKVKSFENALRENENTYQQILDAITDMVLVKGAKSRIIWANKAFRDYYGMSESQLQNMIDAPFNEADHTLQYIKDDTYVFESGQTLEIPQEPVTRYNGEVRLFHTIKSAIRNELGQVIMTVGVARDISEHKQAQKEQAKLLAILEAAPDFISTADLNGQVLYFNKAARRMLELGEEESLQGRNLSQNHPKWANEIIQNQGLPESVRVGDWVGETAVLKADGREIPISQLIIAHKSPDGEVEYFSTIARDISELKAAEETLVQKAEDLERTLKELQSTQAHLLQSEKMSSIGQLVAGVAHEMNNPLGFIAASVKQAKPTFADIVDHLKLYQKKFPAPGDEILIHAEEIDLEYSLSDLPEMIDSMTIACDRLKDISTSLRTFTRADRDYKIPFNIHQGIDSTILILKHRLKANEQRPKIEVITNYGNLPEVECFPGQLNQVFMNILANAIDALDESNIDRGFKEIKANPNQIMITTSLKNKQVEVKIADNGQGMSESIKQKIFDDLFTTKGVGKGTGLGLAITQSIVIEKHGGTLDVNSTLGVGTEFVITLPITSAPC from the coding sequence ATGAACTTTCAACAGCAAGGCATTCAATCCGGTAACAATTTTTCTGTAAACCAAGTGCTAAAAGTTGATGAAATCAGTAGAAATGGTCAGGAAATTGAAAATCAATTAGCAGAGCCAGATTTGAAACAGTTGCAAGATAAACTTTTATTACTTATAGAACGAAATCCTTTGCCTTTAATTGAGTGGAATACAGCGTTTCAAGTAATAGAATGGAATCTGGCTGCTGAACAACTATTTGGATACAGCAAAAGCGAAGTACTTGGTTGTCAGGTATCAGAAATAATTGTGCCAGAAGTTGAGAGAGTACAAGCCATTAAAATAATGGAGTTATTAATTGAAGAGAAAGTGGGAGGTAATAATCTCAGTAAGAATCTGACAAAACATGGAAGAGTGATTATTTGTGATTGGTGTCACACTCCGATAACTAACGTGGATGGCAAGTTAATTAGTATTGTCTCAACAGTGCAGGATATTACAAAAGTAAAGTCTTTTGAAAACGCTCTGCGCGAAAACGAAAATACCTATCAGCAAATTCTTGATGCAATTACAGATATGGTACTGGTTAAAGGTGCTAAATCTCGAATAATTTGGGCAAATAAGGCATTTCGTGATTATTACGGGATGAGTGAGTCACAGCTTCAAAATATGATTGATGCACCCTTCAACGAAGCAGATCATACCTTGCAATACATCAAAGATGATACTTACGTATTTGAAAGTGGACAGACACTAGAAATTCCCCAAGAGCCAGTAACTCGGTACAATGGCGAAGTACGCCTATTCCATACAATCAAATCTGCGATCCGCAACGAACTAGGTCAAGTGATAATGACTGTTGGTGTAGCTCGTGATATTAGTGAGCATAAACAAGCCCAGAAAGAACAGGCGAAGTTGTTAGCAATTCTAGAAGCAGCACCAGACTTTATCAGCACTGCTGACTTAAATGGGCAGGTTCTTTACTTTAATAAAGCAGCTCGTAGAATGTTAGAGCTAGGGGAAGAAGAATCGCTTCAGGGGAGAAATTTGTCCCAAAATCATCCGAAATGGGCAAATGAGATTATCCAGAATCAAGGATTACCAGAATCAGTTAGAGTCGGTGATTGGGTTGGAGAAACGGCTGTTTTAAAAGCAGATGGACGAGAAATTCCCATATCCCAGCTGATTATTGCTCACAAATCACCTGACGGAGAAGTTGAATATTTCTCGACGATCGCAAGGGATATCAGCGAACTCAAAGCTGCGGAAGAAACTTTGGTGCAAAAAGCGGAAGATTTAGAGCGCACTCTTAAAGAACTTCAAAGCACCCAAGCTCATTTGCTTCAAAGCGAAAAAATGTCCTCTATTGGTCAATTGGTTGCTGGAGTAGCTCACGAAATGAATAATCCTTTGGGCTTTATTGCTGCCAGTGTAAAACAAGCTAAACCTACCTTTGCTGATATTGTTGACCACTTAAAGCTTTATCAGAAGAAGTTCCCCGCTCCGGGAGATGAAATTCTCATCCATGCCGAAGAAATTGACTTGGAATATAGCTTATCAGATTTACCAGAAATGATTGATTCAATGACGATAGCCTGTGACAGACTGAAAGATATCAGTACCAGTCTCCGCACTTTCACCCGTGCCGATCGAGACTACAAAATACCTTTCAATATCCACCAAGGCATTGATAGTACCATTCTAATTCTCAAACATCGTCTGAAAGCAAATGAACAACGTCCGAAGATTGAAGTTATCACAAACTACGGTAATTTGCCTGAAGTAGAATGTTTTCCAGGTCAATTAAATCAGGTATTTATGAACATACTAGCGAATGCTATTGATGCCTTGGATGAATCAAATATAGACCGGGGTTTTAAGGAGATTAAAGCCAATCCTAATCAGATTATGATTACCACCTCATTGAAAAACAAACAGGTTGAGGTGAAGATTGCTGATAATGGTCAAGGGATGAGTGAATCAATTAAACAAAAAATATTTGACGACTTGTTTACTACCAAAGGTGTTGGTAAAGGAACAGGATTAGGATTAGCGATCACTCAATCCATTGTTATAGAAAAACATGGCGGAACTTTGGATGTGAATTCTACCTTGGGTGTTGGAACAGAATTTGTGATTACCTTACCGATAACATCTGCCCCTTGTTAA
- a CDS encoding SDR family oxidoreductase, whose amino-acid sequence MNHILKNKRALITGGSRGIGAAIVKRLASVGADVAFTYASSPDRANEIVQAAQALNVQALAIQADSAEASAVVAAVEDTVNKLGGIDILVNNAGVLAIGPIDDFTLADFDRTFAINVRAVFVATQAAVKHMKEGGRIINIGSTNAERMPFPGGSVYAMSKSALQGLVQGLSRDLGPRGITINNVQPGPIATEMNPSEGEFAEMLKKHIAVARYGTVDEVAGLVAYLAGPESGYITGANLMIDGGFSA is encoded by the coding sequence ATGAACCACATACTCAAGAATAAACGCGCACTCATTACTGGAGGCAGTCGTGGCATTGGGGCAGCGATCGTCAAGCGTTTAGCTAGTGTTGGCGCTGATGTCGCCTTCACCTATGCTAGCTCACCCGATCGCGCGAACGAAATCGTCCAGGCAGCACAAGCATTAAATGTCCAGGCTCTTGCTATCCAAGCTGACAGTGCCGAAGCTAGTGCAGTGGTTGCCGCTGTTGAGGACACTGTAAATAAATTGGGCGGCATTGATATTCTCGTCAACAATGCAGGCGTGCTAGCAATCGGCCCAATCGACGATTTCACGCTGGCGGACTTCGATCGAACCTTTGCCATTAACGTGCGTGCCGTGTTTGTGGCGACGCAAGCCGCAGTCAAGCACATGAAAGAGGGCGGACGCATCATCAACATCGGCAGCACCAACGCCGAACGTATGCCATTTCCTGGTGGCAGCGTATATGCCATGAGTAAATCTGCTCTGCAAGGGCTTGTGCAAGGACTGTCGCGTGACCTTGGCCCACGCGGAATTACGATCAACAACGTGCAGCCCGGGCCAATCGCTACAGAGATGAATCCCTCGGAGGGTGAGTTTGCCGAGATGCTCAAAAAGCACATTGCGGTAGCCCGCTACGGCACGGTTGATGAGGTGGCGGGGCTGGTTGCTTATCTGGCCGGCCCTGAGTCTGGTTACATCACCGGCGCAAACCTGATGATTGACGGAGGGTTCAGCGCATAA